One Curtobacterium sp. MCLR17_007 DNA window includes the following coding sequences:
- the rpsF gene encoding 30S ribosomal protein S6: MHKYELMAILDPELDERTVAPSLDKFLAVIRNDGGTVDNVDVWGRRRLAYEIAKKNEGLYAVVNFTSSADAAKELDRQLGLSEAVLRTKVLRAEEGMAQVAAQKQRDEARAARKAANAAAAPAAATASAE, from the coding sequence ATGCACAAGTACGAACTGATGGCGATCCTCGACCCCGAGCTCGACGAGCGCACCGTCGCTCCCAGCCTGGACAAGTTCCTCGCCGTGATCCGCAACGACGGTGGCACCGTCGACAACGTGGACGTCTGGGGCCGTCGTCGTCTCGCTTACGAGATCGCCAAGAAGAACGAAGGCCTCTACGCCGTCGTGAACTTCACGTCCTCCGCCGACGCCGCCAAGGAGCTCGACCGTCAGCTCGGTCTCTCCGAGGCCGTGCTCCGCACGAAGGTCCTGCGCGCTGAAGAGGGCATGGCGCAGGTCGCCGCCCAGAAGCAGCGCGACGAGGCCCGTGCCGCTCGCAAGGCAGCCAACGCTGCCGCTGCCCCGGCCGCCGCGACCGCGAGCGCCGAGTAA
- a CDS encoding PLP-dependent aminotransferase family protein produces MTNGNSLDPWYDSYAQRTAGLSASEVRALFAVASRPEVVSLAGGMPFVSALPRELVTGSIDRVMTEDAAMALQYGGGQGLRQLREHIVDVMSLEGIRASAEDVVVTTGSQHALDLVTRLFIDPGDVVLAESPSYVGAIGVFRSYQAETVHVATDEHGLVPEALRETIGRLRAADKRMKFLYTIPNFHNPAGVTMSRERRIEVLDICRSNNILVLEDNPYGLLWFDEPAPQAIRSIDDEGVVYLGSFSKTLAPGFRVGWALAPHAIREKLVLANESAVLAPNSFGQYVVNAYLDAADWKGQIDTFRGIYAERRDAMFQALGEFLPDLTWTRPNGGFFVWLTLPESLNSKGMLPRAVKELVAYTPGTAFYADGRGAQHIRLSFCYPTAEQIRVGVKRLANVVNDELELIETFGSATRPNAVVQQTSSVSAPPPNIS; encoded by the coding sequence ATGACGAACGGCAACAGCCTCGACCCCTGGTACGACTCCTACGCCCAGCGCACCGCCGGGCTGAGCGCCTCCGAGGTCCGGGCCCTGTTCGCCGTCGCCTCCCGCCCCGAGGTCGTCTCACTCGCCGGCGGCATGCCGTTCGTCTCCGCGCTGCCCCGTGAACTCGTGACGGGGTCGATCGACCGTGTGATGACCGAAGACGCGGCGATGGCGCTGCAGTACGGCGGTGGCCAGGGCCTCCGGCAGCTCCGTGAGCACATCGTCGACGTGATGTCGCTCGAGGGCATCCGCGCCAGCGCCGAGGACGTCGTCGTCACGACGGGGTCGCAGCATGCGCTCGACCTCGTGACGCGGCTGTTCATCGACCCGGGTGACGTCGTGCTGGCCGAGTCGCCGTCCTACGTCGGTGCCATCGGCGTGTTCCGGTCCTACCAGGCCGAGACCGTCCACGTGGCGACCGACGAGCACGGTCTGGTCCCCGAGGCCCTGCGCGAGACGATCGGCCGTCTGCGGGCCGCTGACAAGCGCATGAAGTTCCTGTACACGATCCCGAACTTCCACAACCCGGCCGGCGTCACGATGAGCCGCGAGCGGCGCATCGAGGTCCTCGACATCTGCCGGTCGAACAACATCCTCGTGCTCGAGGACAACCCGTACGGGCTCCTGTGGTTCGACGAGCCCGCACCGCAGGCGATCCGCTCGATCGACGACGAGGGCGTGGTCTACCTCGGCTCCTTCTCGAAGACCCTCGCGCCGGGGTTCCGCGTCGGCTGGGCCCTCGCTCCGCATGCCATCCGCGAGAAGCTCGTCCTGGCGAACGAGTCCGCGGTCCTCGCCCCCAACTCCTTCGGGCAGTACGTCGTCAACGCGTACCTCGACGCCGCGGACTGGAAGGGCCAGATCGACACCTTCCGCGGCATCTACGCCGAGCGCCGCGACGCGATGTTCCAGGCACTCGGGGAGTTCCTGCCCGACCTGACCTGGACCCGACCGAACGGTGGGTTCTTCGTCTGGCTGACCCTGCCGGAGTCGCTCAACTCGAAGGGCATGCTCCCCCGCGCGGTCAAGGAACTGGTGGCGTACACACCGGGTACCGCGTTCTACGCCGACGGCCGGGGCGCGCAGCACATCCGTCTGTCGTTCTGCTACCCGACCGCCGAGCAGATCCGCGTCGGCGTCAAGCGGCTCGCGAACGTCGTCAACGACGAACTCGAGCTCATCGAGACGTTCGGGTCAGCAACCCGGCCGAACGCCGTCGTCCAACAGACCTCATCGGTCAGTGCG
- a CDS encoding single-stranded DNA-binding protein codes for MAGETVITVVGNLTADPELRYTQNGLAVANFTIASTPRTFDRQANEWKDGDALFLRASVWREFAEHVAGSLTKGSRVIAQGRLRQRSYQDREGQQRTSIELEVDEIGPSLRYATAQITRAAGGSGGGRGQVGGGSGGGNFGGNGGGGNASGGGRSDEPWSPQGGQQQGGGAQSNDVWSTPGGTYDDETPF; via the coding sequence ATGGCCGGCGAAACCGTCATCACGGTGGTGGGCAACCTCACTGCTGACCCCGAGCTGCGCTACACGCAGAACGGGCTCGCTGTGGCGAACTTCACCATCGCGTCCACCCCTCGCACGTTCGACCGTCAGGCGAACGAGTGGAAGGACGGCGACGCGCTGTTCCTCCGTGCGAGCGTGTGGCGCGAGTTCGCCGAGCACGTCGCGGGGTCGCTGACGAAGGGCTCGCGCGTCATCGCGCAGGGCCGTCTGCGTCAGCGCTCGTACCAGGACCGTGAGGGCCAGCAGCGTACGAGCATCGAACTCGAGGTCGACGAGATCGGCCCGTCGCTCCGGTACGCGACCGCCCAGATCACCCGTGCAGCGGGTGGCAGTGGCGGCGGTCGTGGCCAGGTCGGCGGTGGTTCGGGCGGCGGCAACTTCGGTGGCAACGGCGGTGGCGGCAACGCTTCCGGCGGCGGCCGCTCGGACGAGCCGTGGTCCCCGCAGGGTGGCCAGCAGCAGGGCGGTGGAGCACAGTCGAACGACGTGTGGTCGACCCCCGGTGGCACCTACGACGACGAGACCCCGTTCTGA
- the trxB gene encoding thioredoxin-disulfide reductase, translating into MRQLIIIGSGPAGFTAGIYAARAQLKPLIVASSVETGGELTKTTEVENFPGFPEGIQGPDLMIKMQEQAERFGAEVLYDDAVSVELTGDVKKVTVGSGETYEALAVIYATGSAYRQLGLPDEERLSGHGVSWCATCDGFFFRQKNIAVVGGGDSAMEEATFLTRFADKVTVIHRKDTLRASKIMQDRAANDPKIEFAWNKEVVGISGESAVEGVTLKDTVTGETSELALDGLFIAIGNDPRVHLVHQQLQLAPEGTIAVEGRTSRAVGVAGVFVAGDVLDHTYRQAITAAGSGAVAALDAEKFLADLDDDLTSKAEGDAPVEPVTISA; encoded by the coding sequence ATGCGCCAGCTCATCATCATCGGTTCCGGCCCGGCCGGGTTCACCGCCGGCATCTACGCCGCACGGGCCCAGCTCAAGCCACTCATCGTCGCGTCCAGCGTCGAGACGGGCGGCGAGCTCACCAAGACCACCGAGGTCGAGAACTTCCCGGGTTTCCCCGAGGGGATCCAGGGCCCGGACCTCATGATCAAGATGCAGGAACAGGCCGAGCGCTTCGGCGCCGAGGTCCTGTACGACGACGCCGTCTCGGTCGAGCTCACCGGCGACGTCAAGAAGGTCACGGTCGGCTCCGGCGAGACGTACGAGGCCCTCGCGGTCATCTACGCCACCGGCTCGGCCTACCGCCAGCTCGGCCTCCCCGACGAAGAGCGCCTGTCCGGCCACGGCGTCTCGTGGTGCGCGACCTGCGACGGCTTCTTCTTCCGCCAGAAGAACATCGCGGTCGTCGGCGGTGGCGACTCCGCCATGGAAGAAGCCACGTTCCTCACGCGGTTCGCCGACAAGGTCACGGTCATCCACCGCAAGGACACGCTGCGCGCGTCGAAGATCATGCAGGACCGCGCGGCGAACGACCCGAAGATCGAGTTCGCCTGGAACAAGGAAGTCGTCGGCATCTCCGGCGAGTCCGCGGTCGAGGGCGTCACGCTCAAGGACACCGTCACCGGTGAGACTTCGGAGCTCGCACTCGACGGCCTGTTCATCGCGATCGGCAACGACCCGCGTGTGCACCTCGTTCACCAGCAGCTGCAGCTCGCGCCCGAGGGCACCATCGCCGTCGAGGGCCGTACCTCGCGCGCCGTCGGCGTCGCCGGGGTCTTCGTGGCGGGCGACGTCCTCGACCACACCTACCGTCAGGCCATCACGGCCGCTGGTTCCGGTGCCGTCGCGGCGCTCGACGCGGAGAAGTTCCTCGCCGACCTCGACGACGACCTGACCAGCAAGGCCGAGGGCGACGCCCCGGTCGAGCCCGTCACCATCTCGGCCTAG
- the trxA gene encoding thioredoxin, protein MSNAKAVTDATFSDEVLKSDKTILVDFWAEWCGPCRAVSPILDQIAEEHAGKIEIVKLNVDDNPQSAMNYQITSIPAMKVFKGGEVVKTVIGAKPKPALEADLAEFLA, encoded by the coding sequence ATGTCCAACGCCAAGGCAGTCACCGACGCCACCTTCTCGGACGAGGTCCTGAAGTCCGACAAGACGATCCTCGTCGACTTCTGGGCAGAGTGGTGTGGCCCGTGCCGCGCCGTCTCGCCGATCCTCGACCAGATCGCCGAAGAGCACGCCGGCAAGATCGAGATCGTCAAGCTCAACGTCGACGACAACCCGCAGTCGGCGATGAACTACCAGATCACGTCGATCCCGGCGATGAAGGTCTTCAAGGGCGGCGAGGTCGTCAAGACCGTCATCGGCGCCAAGCCGAAGCCCGCTCTCGAGGCCGACCTCGCCGAGTTCCTGGCGTAG
- a CDS encoding CCA tRNA nucleotidyltransferase, which yields MQSVAQAVERLDALAATAPVAALARAFAEAGHELALVGGPVRDAFLGRPVTDLDFTTDARPDDVLAIVEPIASATWDVGRQFGTIAARVQGEQVEITTYRSDVYDGATRKPEVAFGDTIEDDLLRRDFTVNAMALRLPDRELVDVHGGVEDLLAGRLRTPQTATVSFRDDPLRMMRAARFTAQLGFTVSDEVRLAMQELVDSIDIVSAERVRDELVKLLNTDDPVPGLRLLVDTGLAERFLPELPAMCLEIDEHHHHKDVYEHSLTVLTQAIGYEHERHAGDAPDTVLRLAALLHDIGKPATRKLEPGGAVSFHHHDLVGSKLAKKRLRALRFDNDTIAAVARLIELHLRFFGYTDGAWTDSAVRRYVRDAGPQLERLHELTRSDVTTRNRRKADRLAFAYDDLEERIRVLADQEELDSLRPDLTGDDIMRVLDIPPGRAVGEAYRFLLEARMDEGPLGPDRAEQRLREWWAARDATA from the coding sequence ATGCAGTCCGTTGCCCAGGCCGTCGAACGACTCGACGCACTCGCCGCCACCGCGCCCGTCGCGGCGCTCGCCCGCGCGTTCGCCGAGGCCGGGCACGAGCTCGCGCTCGTCGGCGGTCCGGTGCGCGACGCGTTCCTCGGACGCCCGGTGACCGACCTCGACTTCACGACGGACGCCCGTCCCGACGACGTCCTCGCGATCGTCGAGCCGATCGCGAGTGCCACCTGGGACGTCGGCCGGCAGTTCGGCACCATCGCCGCCCGGGTGCAGGGTGAACAGGTCGAGATCACGACGTACCGCAGCGACGTCTACGACGGTGCGACCCGCAAGCCCGAGGTGGCGTTCGGCGACACCATCGAGGACGACCTGCTGCGTCGTGACTTCACCGTCAACGCGATGGCCCTCCGGCTGCCCGACCGTGAGCTCGTGGACGTGCACGGTGGCGTCGAGGACCTGCTCGCGGGTCGACTCCGCACGCCGCAGACCGCGACCGTGTCCTTCCGCGACGACCCGCTGCGGATGATGCGTGCGGCGCGCTTCACCGCGCAGCTCGGGTTCACCGTGTCCGACGAGGTGCGCCTCGCGATGCAGGAGCTCGTCGACTCGATCGACATCGTCTCCGCCGAACGCGTGCGCGACGAGCTCGTCAAGCTGCTCAACACGGACGATCCCGTCCCCGGACTCCGGCTGCTCGTCGACACCGGCCTGGCCGAGCGGTTCCTGCCGGAGCTTCCCGCGATGTGCCTGGAGATCGACGAGCACCACCACCACAAGGACGTGTACGAGCACTCGCTCACCGTCCTGACCCAGGCGATCGGGTACGAGCACGAGCGGCACGCGGGCGACGCCCCCGACACCGTGCTGCGGCTCGCTGCGCTCCTGCACGACATCGGCAAGCCGGCGACCCGCAAGCTCGAGCCCGGCGGCGCCGTGAGCTTCCACCACCACGACCTGGTCGGGTCGAAGCTCGCGAAGAAGCGGCTGCGGGCCCTGCGCTTCGACAACGACACGATCGCGGCCGTCGCCCGGCTGATCGAGCTGCACCTGCGCTTCTTCGGGTACACCGACGGCGCCTGGACCGACTCCGCCGTGCGCCGGTACGTCCGCGACGCCGGACCCCAGCTCGAGCGGCTGCACGAACTGACCCGGTCGGACGTCACGACGCGCAACCGGCGCAAGGCCGACCGCCTGGCGTTCGCGTACGACGACCTCGAGGAACGCATCCGCGTGCTGGCGGACCAAGAGGAACTCGACTCCCTGCGCCCCGACCTGACCGGCGACGACATCATGCGGGTCCTCGACATCCCGCCGGGGCGCGCCGTGGGCGAGGCCTACCGGTTCCTGCTCGAGGCGCGGATGGACGAGGGCCCCCTCGGGCCCGACCGGGCAGAGCAGCGTCTGCGCGAGTGGTGGGCCGCGCGCGACGCGACCGCCTGA
- a CDS encoding DUF6049 family protein — MRILRSTLAAAASALVALGLVVTPASVTAAQATTAPTTSTHVARPVAAQAGKASIEIVPADRGVLQPDQDLTLSVTVTNDTDTELPAGTAELDIFRQYAGTRDVISDWLADTSTTGYFGAPMGSVDVPAVPAHRSVTLDDVRVVPGNLGLSGYSSFGARRIAADYRAGSTTAVARSAVTWYPNYEQTPVGVSVAMPITMPAGSGGLVSAKDLAAATALDGTLTAQLDAAQDHNVALGIDPRIIASIRILGENAPSSATAWLQRLEGMRNETFALPYADADVTGLRQAGASGILGPISLDQLVKPDDFPGASTPAPTPTGSATATADPSASASATATADPNGTTGTAPDDQPTTIPTTAQLLDFPYTMSSIAWPAEGTVATDDLSALTDAGTTATIVASGNTSAGADTTITASEKIDDHRVLVSDQGMSDLLHDAATATTQRAWSSAMSELTATLATASRQGGTTGPVLLTLGRAWPTDSTRLQQALDALENTPWVSPADLSTTAAVTPGSVSLSSSSDSDGRLDQLRRLVEASKDLTDFASAITTPTDLTAPARVADLAAASNSWRSDDEGFVQAVDTRVTRVAKDVSSVGILDGSSITLLGDRSSLPISVRNRSAYPVTVFLTVQPSNSFLRIEKNAVEVTVQPDSSSRVTFPVQSVANGKVELTMSLTSATGVRIADPATVEINVQAQWETFITAAAAIAVVLIFGLGIYRNVRRRLRRRRNGEPAEVDEDPNRLYQEPSDDDRAEGEDHPAGSATAMATAGSSTPLAAAEGADRLDDAIARAGAGPVLPSDRAHDVSAPQEPTISTTQPDPTVPAEPAQRSLGRASAMLAAGTMISRVLGFAKTFVLAYAIGNSGSRAADAFAISNQLPNNIYALIAGGLLSAVLIPQIVRSMKQNSDGGTAYVNKIVTLAGSVFVLIAIVATVLAPVLVRIYSQSAGDGGKGFTPAQTDLAIAFAFWCLPQILFYAMYSLLGEVLNAKQVFGPFTWAPLINNVIAIAGLIVFIAMFGGRDVNSAAAAWTPLKIAVLAGSASFGVLAQAAFLPLFWRRAGLSFTPDFRWRGVGLKATGTAAGWLFGMILVTQLAGVVQARVASLAQGAGNATLATSWLLFMLPHSIITVSIATAYFTRMSHDAERGDLAAVRRNLSLSLRIVGLFTVFASVALVVMSTSFARVWENTFWLTQSMAWVLVAYMPGLVLFSMLFIIQRVFWALHDHRTPFLMQIVQSGLFVIGALAVAAFPAQHIGVGIAVCTTLAGTAQTIVALVVVRKRLAGIDGPNVTRSHVQFVIAALIAGVVGVLVANFFGAFSADGFAMSDVTSALITLVLTGAVMVVVYFGALVVAKNGEIANAVTLVRSRLGR, encoded by the coding sequence ATGCGCATCCTCCGATCCACGCTCGCCGCCGCCGCGTCCGCCCTGGTCGCCCTCGGCCTCGTCGTCACGCCCGCGTCGGTCACGGCAGCGCAGGCGACGACCGCCCCGACGACGTCCACGCACGTCGCACGACCGGTCGCGGCGCAGGCGGGCAAGGCCTCCATCGAGATCGTGCCGGCAGACCGAGGTGTGCTGCAGCCGGACCAGGACCTCACGCTCTCGGTGACGGTCACGAACGACACCGACACCGAGCTGCCGGCCGGCACCGCCGAGCTCGACATCTTCCGGCAGTACGCGGGGACTCGGGACGTCATCAGCGACTGGCTCGCCGACACCAGCACAACGGGTTACTTCGGCGCCCCGATGGGCTCGGTGGACGTCCCGGCCGTGCCGGCGCATAGATCGGTCACCCTCGACGACGTCCGGGTCGTCCCCGGCAACCTCGGGCTGTCCGGGTACTCCTCGTTCGGTGCGCGGCGCATCGCGGCCGACTACCGCGCCGGGTCGACGACGGCCGTGGCACGCTCGGCGGTCACCTGGTACCCGAACTACGAGCAGACGCCCGTCGGGGTCTCCGTGGCGATGCCGATCACGATGCCGGCCGGTTCCGGCGGGCTCGTCAGCGCGAAGGACCTGGCCGCGGCGACGGCGCTCGACGGCACCCTGACGGCACAGCTCGACGCCGCCCAGGACCACAACGTCGCGCTCGGCATCGACCCCCGGATCATCGCGTCGATCCGCATCCTCGGCGAGAACGCCCCCTCGTCGGCGACGGCCTGGCTGCAGCGGCTCGAGGGCATGCGCAACGAGACCTTCGCGCTGCCGTACGCCGACGCCGACGTCACGGGGCTGCGCCAGGCGGGGGCATCGGGCATCCTCGGTCCGATCTCCCTCGACCAGCTCGTGAAGCCCGACGACTTCCCCGGTGCGTCCACCCCGGCCCCCACCCCGACCGGCAGTGCGACCGCGACCGCGGACCCGTCCGCGAGTGCCAGCGCCACCGCGACCGCCGACCCGAACGGCACGACCGGCACCGCGCCGGACGACCAACCGACCACCATCCCCACGACGGCACAGCTCCTCGACTTCCCGTACACGATGTCGTCGATCGCGTGGCCCGCCGAGGGCACCGTGGCGACGGACGACCTCAGCGCGCTGACCGATGCCGGCACCACGGCGACGATCGTCGCCAGCGGGAACACCTCCGCCGGTGCGGACACGACGATCACCGCCTCGGAGAAGATCGACGACCACCGGGTGCTCGTGTCGGACCAGGGCATGTCCGACCTGCTCCACGACGCCGCGACCGCGACGACGCAGCGTGCCTGGTCGAGCGCGATGAGCGAACTGACCGCGACGCTCGCCACCGCGTCGCGCCAGGGCGGCACCACCGGTCCGGTGCTGCTCACCCTCGGCCGCGCCTGGCCGACCGACTCGACCCGCCTGCAGCAAGCCCTCGACGCACTCGAGAACACCCCGTGGGTGTCCCCGGCCGACCTCTCCACGACGGCCGCCGTGACGCCAGGGTCCGTCTCGCTCAGCAGCTCGTCGGACAGCGACGGTCGTCTCGACCAGCTGCGTCGCCTGGTCGAGGCCTCGAAGGACCTCACCGACTTCGCCTCGGCCATCACGACCCCGACCGACCTCACCGCCCCGGCACGTGTCGCCGACCTGGCCGCGGCCTCGAACTCCTGGCGCAGCGACGACGAGGGGTTCGTGCAGGCCGTCGACACCCGGGTGACGAGGGTCGCGAAGGACGTCTCGAGCGTGGGGATCCTCGACGGCAGCAGCATCACCCTGCTCGGTGACCGGTCCTCGCTGCCGATCTCGGTGCGCAACCGCTCGGCGTACCCGGTCACGGTCTTCCTGACGGTCCAGCCGTCGAACTCGTTCCTGCGCATCGAGAAGAACGCGGTCGAGGTGACGGTCCAGCCCGACTCGTCCAGCCGGGTCACCTTCCCGGTGCAGTCCGTCGCGAACGGCAAGGTCGAGCTCACCATGTCGCTCACCAGCGCGACGGGCGTCCGCATCGCCGACCCGGCCACGGTCGAGATCAACGTGCAGGCGCAGTGGGAGACGTTCATCACGGCGGCGGCGGCGATCGCCGTGGTGTTGATCTTCGGGCTCGGGATCTACCGCAACGTCCGTCGGCGCCTGCGTCGTCGCCGGAACGGCGAGCCGGCCGAGGTCGACGAGGACCCCAACCGCCTGTACCAGGAGCCGTCGGACGACGACCGCGCCGAGGGAGAGGACCACCCTGCCGGGTCGGCCACCGCGATGGCGACCGCCGGTTCCAGCACCCCGCTCGCCGCCGCCGAGGGGGCCGACCGTCTCGACGACGCGATCGCCCGTGCCGGAGCCGGGCCGGTCCTCCCGTCCGACCGCGCGCACGACGTGAGCGCCCCCCAGGAGCCCACCATCAGCACCACCCAGCCCGACCCGACCGTCCCCGCGGAGCCCGCGCAGCGCAGCCTCGGGCGGGCCAGTGCCATGCTCGCCGCGGGCACGATGATCTCCCGCGTGCTCGGGTTCGCCAAGACCTTCGTGCTGGCCTACGCGATCGGCAACTCGGGGTCCCGGGCCGCCGACGCGTTCGCGATCTCGAACCAGCTGCCGAACAACATCTACGCGCTCATCGCGGGCGGCCTGCTGTCCGCGGTGCTCATCCCGCAGATCGTCCGCTCCATGAAGCAGAACAGCGACGGCGGGACCGCTTACGTCAACAAGATCGTGACGCTGGCCGGATCGGTCTTCGTGCTCATCGCCATCGTCGCGACGGTGCTCGCGCCGGTCCTCGTGCGCATCTACAGCCAGAGCGCCGGCGACGGCGGCAAGGGCTTCACGCCCGCGCAGACCGACCTGGCGATCGCGTTCGCCTTCTGGTGCCTGCCCCAGATCCTGTTCTACGCGATGTACTCGCTGCTGGGAGAGGTGCTCAACGCCAAGCAGGTGTTTGGGCCGTTCACCTGGGCGCCCCTGATCAACAACGTGATCGCGATCGCCGGGCTCATCGTCTTCATCGCCATGTTCGGCGGTCGCGACGTCAACTCCGCAGCCGCAGCGTGGACGCCGCTGAAGATCGCCGTGCTCGCCGGCAGTGCGTCGTTCGGCGTCCTGGCACAGGCGGCGTTCCTGCCGCTGTTCTGGCGTCGAGCGGGTCTGTCGTTCACGCCGGACTTCCGCTGGCGGGGTGTCGGCCTCAAGGCGACCGGCACCGCAGCCGGGTGGCTGTTCGGCATGATCCTCGTGACGCAGCTCGCCGGGGTGGTGCAGGCCCGCGTCGCGTCCCTCGCCCAGGGCGCCGGCAACGCGACCCTCGCGACCAGCTGGCTGCTCTTCATGCTCCCGCACTCGATCATCACGGTGTCGATCGCCACCGCGTACTTCACGCGGATGAGCCACGACGCCGAGCGGGGCGACCTGGCGGCGGTCCGACGCAACCTGTCGCTGTCGCTGCGGATCGTCGGGCTGTTCACCGTCTTCGCGTCCGTGGCCCTGGTCGTGATGTCGACGTCGTTCGCCCGCGTCTGGGAGAACACGTTCTGGCTGACCCAGTCGATGGCCTGGGTGCTCGTCGCCTACATGCCCGGTCTGGTGCTGTTCAGCATGCTCTTCATCATCCAGCGCGTGTTCTGGGCGCTGCACGACCACCGCACCCCGTTCCTCATGCAGATCGTGCAGTCCGGGCTGTTCGTCATCGGAGCCCTCGCGGTCGCGGCGTTCCCGGCACAGCACATCGGTGTCGGCATCGCGGTGTGCACCACCTTGGCGGGCACGGCCCAGACCATCGTCGCGCTCGTCGTCGTGCGGAAGCGCCTGGCGGGCATCGACGGCCCGAACGTCACCCGCTCGCACGTGCAGTTCGTCATCGCCGCGCTCATCGCCGGCGTGGTCGGGGTCCTCGTCGCCAACTTCTTCGGTGCCTTCTCGGCCGACGGCTTCGCGATGTCCGACGTGACCAGCGCACTCATCACGCTCGTGCTGACCGGCGCCGTCATGGTCGTCGTCTACTTCGGGGCGTTGGTCGTCGCAAAGAACGGCGAGATCGCGAACGCCGTGACGCTGGTGCGGTCCCGACTCGGGCGCTGA